The following nucleotide sequence is from Cellvibrio sp. PSBB006.
GTGATTGGGTGATGCATCGACGCCCTCATTCTCCCACCTATATTTTTAGAAGATTTTTGATCCCAATACCCCATAGGATCAAATATTTTTCTGCTCAATCTTGCTCAAAAATTTTGTAATCGCGCTTCACATTTTTTGTAACTTTTCCCCAATACGAATTTTTAACGCGATTCTGATGGCTATTAAACGCATTTTGATCCAAGAACTCTTCGTACACATTGAACCGATTCTTATCGTTCTGATCCTGTTCTACGATGAACTTTATGCAGCCAACCTCTTCTCTAGTGAGATTGATATGAGTTTTTAATTCATTTTTTATAATCTCAAGATCAGCATCCGGAACGATTATGTATCCTTCTAAAATTATCTTTCTCAACATTTGATCCTTCTTGATTAACTTCCCAAGCTGTAATGCTTCAATCAACCGACGCCTTCCGCGCCTGATAATGAGTGGTTTATTATTCATAACTTTTGGAGAAAACGATCTTTTCGAGGGATATAATAATTTTCATAATTAAATGACAGTACAACGTGCCTAGACCTCCCCACTATTTCCTGTCGTGGAACGAGACCTATGACTCGGGAGTCTGCACTATTATCTCTATTGTCGCCGAGGGCAAAATAATACCCGGAAGGAATAACATCAGACCGGAAACTCGACAGAGGAGAGCCATGTTTACTGACGCGAATAAAGTGCTCTACACCTAGCAAATCTTCCATTTTATCTATGGCTGTGTCGTTAGATGTGACGAGTTCATAGCTTAATTGCTCGCCATTTATAATCAAAACATTGTTCTTTAATTCAACAATATCTCCCGGAACACCCACAATTCGCTTTACAAGTTTTTTCCCTGAAGCTTTAGAATCAAAAACTACTATATCGCCCCTAATCGGATTGGAACGTTGGAATAAGGAAATATGAGTGAAAGGTACACGGATATCATAAGCCATCTTGTTCACAAGAATTCGATCGCCTTCCAGAATCGTAGGCTTCATCGACCCCGTTGGAACTTCGTTCCAGTCTGCTACAGCACTTCGAAAAATGAGCATTAAGGCAATAAATATAAGAAATGACTTATTCTCTTTCCAGGCTTTACAAATCCAATGTTTCATCATATTTCTCCAATAGTTTTTTGGCACCAGCAACAAAACTCTAGCTCACCCGTTGTATTAACCACTCCCGAAGCAAGTCGAAAACGCCTGGGGCCATACGGTTCGACTGAGATCTATCTTCAATCGCATGCCTTTCCATGAGAGAGTGGCTTGCATTCGGGATTACCTTCACAGTCACGTCTCTTCTACTATTGGCTGCCAGAATGGCATCCCGCATTGCAACTGAGGCAGTCGATGCATCGGTCGAGAGGTCGAACTCACCGAACACGCCGAGCGTTGGACAACTGACTTGGCTAAGAGTAAGAAGCGGATTAAACGATAATATATGGTCCCAGGACCACCTCATTTGAGAGAGAGAAGAATATTCGCCGATATACCAACCGATCCACGCCGCGTTGCCACTCTGAACAATTTTTTCACGTCGTTCCAA
It contains:
- a CDS encoding putative quinol monooxygenase, translated to MIEALQLGKLIKKDQMLRKIILEGYIIVPDADLEIIKNELKTHINLTREEVGCIKFIVEQDQNDKNRFNVYEEFLDQNAFNSHQNRVKNSYWGKVTKNVKRDYKIFEQD
- the lepB gene encoding signal peptidase I, coding for MMKHWICKAWKENKSFLIFIALMLIFRSAVADWNEVPTGSMKPTILEGDRILVNKMAYDIRVPFTHISLFQRSNPIRGDIVVFDSKASGKKLVKRIVGVPGDIVELKNNVLIINGEQLSYELVTSNDTAIDKMEDLLGVEHFIRVSKHGSPLSSFRSDVIPSGYYFALGDNRDNSADSRVIGLVPRQEIVGRSRHVVLSFNYENYYIPRKDRFLQKL